In one window of Photobacterium leiognathi DNA:
- the adk gene encoding adenylate kinase, whose product MRIILLGAPGAGKGTQAQFIMEKFGIPQISTGDMLRAAIKAGTELGKQAKSVIDAGQLVSDDIILGLVKERIAEEDCAKGFLLDGFPRTIPQADGLKENGVNVDYVIEFDVADDVIVERMAGRRAHLPSGRTYHAVYNPPKVEGKDDVTGEDLVIREDDKEETVRARLNVYHTQTAPLIEYYGKEAEAGNTKYLKFDGTLPVAEVSAALEKALA is encoded by the coding sequence ATGCGCATCATCCTTCTGGGCGCTCCAGGTGCAGGTAAAGGTACTCAAGCTCAATTCATCATGGAAAAGTTTGGTATTCCTCAAATTTCAACTGGTGACATGCTACGTGCTGCTATCAAAGCAGGTACTGAGCTAGGCAAACAAGCGAAATCAGTGATCGATGCTGGTCAATTGGTATCTGACGATATCATTCTTGGTCTTGTTAAAGAGCGTATTGCTGAAGAAGACTGTGCAAAAGGCTTCCTACTAGACGGTTTCCCACGCACTATTCCTCAGGCTGATGGTCTAAAAGAAAACGGCGTTAACGTTGATTACGTTATCGAGTTTGACGTTGCTGACGATGTGATCGTTGAGCGTATGGCGGGTCGTCGTGCTCACCTTCCTTCAGGTCGTACTTACCACGCTGTATACAACCCACCAAAGGTTGAAGGTAAAGATGACGTAACTGGTGAAGATCTTGTTATCCGTGAAGATGACAAAGAAGAAACAGTACGTGCACGTCTAAACGTATACCACACGCAAACTGCACCACTTATCGAGTACTACGGTAAAGAAGCAGAAGCAGGTAACACTAAGTACCTTAAGTTCGACGGTACACTACCTGTTGCTGAAGTTAGCGCTGCGCTAGAAAAAGCATTAGCTTAA